In Leisingera sp. NJS204, the following are encoded in one genomic region:
- a CDS encoding ABC transporter substrate-binding protein has product MKTTSFVHQLTARAALPRLSVGMTESVNIGFLGPLSGRVESWGLPGLNGCRIWEDGLNKAGGVLIGGRRYPIRIHSYDCGYDPERSLEGAVELVQKHKVKLMLMLGGDTFAPVRDFLMRNKVLTSTLLPSDLSPDTPYLIAPSEAHPIQNVTGVAWLAENKPGLKTVALCSQADLLGMPSQAVYRAAFKAAGKTILREVQYDAGSSDPGPVVDPMLESGADILCWCSSYAPMVHAMTEYAYSKGFKGQIISCTMDGYDQLVERTSPGFMEGVVFQFPDFDDPLLREKAFFFNRPHVFFEEYNRRFPGSWSAVSWEYVAILDIWHSAVEKAGSVEPPSVLAAMKQLGHVTHAFGHAEWWGEDIFGISNALVGDWPVVTIQEGKARIAGFKSIPGWLAQHSALLKSEMAALGQLWHQRLESGAPGSEVSSRAVKG; this is encoded by the coding sequence ATGAAGACGACCAGTTTTGTACACCAGCTGACGGCCCGCGCGGCGCTGCCGCGGCTGTCGGTGGGAATGACAGAATCAGTGAATATCGGCTTTCTTGGCCCGCTTTCGGGCCGGGTGGAGAGCTGGGGGCTGCCAGGACTGAACGGCTGCCGGATCTGGGAAGACGGGCTGAACAAGGCCGGCGGGGTGCTGATTGGCGGCCGCCGCTACCCGATCCGCATCCATTCCTACGATTGCGGATATGACCCGGAACGTTCGCTGGAGGGCGCGGTGGAACTGGTTCAAAAGCATAAGGTGAAGCTTATGCTGATGCTGGGCGGCGATACCTTTGCACCGGTGCGCGATTTTCTGATGCGCAACAAGGTGCTGACTTCGACGCTGCTGCCATCCGATTTGTCGCCCGATACGCCTTATCTGATCGCGCCCAGCGAAGCGCACCCGATCCAGAATGTAACCGGCGTGGCCTGGCTGGCGGAAAATAAACCGGGTTTGAAAACCGTAGCCTTATGCAGCCAGGCGGATCTGCTGGGGATGCCGTCACAGGCGGTTTACCGCGCAGCGTTCAAAGCTGCAGGCAAAACGATCTTGCGCGAGGTGCAGTATGATGCGGGTTCCAGCGATCCGGGGCCGGTGGTGGACCCGATGCTGGAGAGCGGCGCCGATATCCTGTGCTGGTGCTCGTCTTATGCGCCGATGGTGCATGCGATGACCGAATATGCCTATTCCAAAGGGTTCAAGGGGCAGATTATCAGCTGCACCATGGATGGCTATGATCAGCTGGTGGAACGGACGTCGCCCGGATTCATGGAGGGCGTGGTTTTCCAATTTCCGGATTTTGACGATCCGCTGCTGCGGGAAAAGGCGTTTTTCTTTAACCGCCCGCATGTGTTTTTTGAGGAATACAACCGCCGTTTCCCAGGCAGCTGGTCGGCGGTAAGCTGGGAGTATGTGGCGATCCTCGACATCTGGCACAGCGCGGTGGAGAAGGCGGGATCCGTTGAGCCTCCATCGGTGCTGGCGGCGATGAAACAGTTGGGGCATGTCACCCACGCGTTTGGCCATGCAGAATGGTGGGGCGAGGATATTTTCGGTATTTCCAATGCCTTGGTTGGCGATTGGCCTGTCGTGACCATCCAGGAAGGCAAGGCGCGGATTGCCGGGTTCAAATCGATCCCCGGCTGGCTGGCGCAGCATTCCGCTTTGCTGAAATCCGAAATGGCGGCGTTGGGGCAGCTGTGGCATCAGCGGCTGGAAAGCGGTGCACCTGGCAGCGAGGTCAGCTCACGCGCAGTGAAGGGCTGA
- a CDS encoding GlxA family transcriptional regulator yields the protein MQRDNTMTLGFLIFPGFPMACLTSAIEPLRAANEIAGTETFHWKLVSETGASVNASANVAFQPDCALDQAEDIDTLFLLSSPQGKFEDPKGSNGKLRHLARHGTTMGAVSGGVFPLARSGLLDGHSCSVHWCYKAAFSAEFPSLATVDDVIVLDRRRFTASGAAAMFDLSLKLIEQTMGDAVMTEVACWFQHPMVRAEGVRQKIPAFKTDSTADSLPPPVAKAVELFADNLEHPVSIRDAASEIGVSPRQLERSFKSATGQSPAIYYRTLRMNAARQLVMYSRDSITSIANAVGYATSSTLSQHYRDSFGVTPQEERRKVNLFRVQDNRPIPSA from the coding sequence ATGCAGCGCGATAATACCATGACACTTGGCTTCCTGATTTTCCCCGGCTTTCCAATGGCCTGCCTGACCTCGGCTATCGAGCCTTTGCGGGCGGCGAATGAAATTGCCGGCACTGAAACCTTTCACTGGAAACTGGTCTCGGAAACCGGCGCCAGCGTGAACGCCTCTGCCAATGTGGCCTTTCAGCCTGATTGCGCTCTGGATCAGGCCGAGGACATCGACACGCTGTTTCTGCTGTCCAGTCCGCAAGGCAAGTTTGAGGACCCCAAAGGCTCCAACGGCAAGCTCCGCCACCTGGCCCGCCACGGCACCACCATGGGTGCGGTGTCAGGCGGGGTGTTCCCGCTCGCGCGTTCCGGCCTGCTCGACGGGCACAGCTGCTCGGTCCACTGGTGCTACAAGGCCGCCTTCAGCGCCGAATTCCCATCGCTTGCCACCGTCGACGATGTAATTGTTCTGGACCGCCGCCGCTTTACCGCCAGCGGTGCTGCGGCAATGTTCGACCTCTCGCTCAAACTGATTGAGCAGACCATGGGCGACGCGGTGATGACCGAAGTTGCCTGCTGGTTTCAGCACCCGATGGTCCGGGCCGAGGGCGTGCGTCAGAAGATCCCCGCCTTTAAGACCGACAGCACCGCCGACAGCCTGCCCCCGCCAGTGGCCAAGGCGGTGGAGCTTTTTGCCGACAATCTGGAGCATCCGGTGTCGATCCGCGACGCCGCCAGCGAAATCGGCGTCTCCCCGCGGCAGCTGGAACGCAGCTTCAAATCCGCCACCGGGCAAAGCCCCGCAATCTATTACCGCACACTGCGGATGAACGCGGCACGGCAGCTGGTAATGTACTCCCGGGATTCCATTACCTCGATCGCCAATGCAGTTGGCTATGCCACCTCCTCAACCCTATCGCAGCACTACCGCGACAGTTTTGGCGTCACCCCGCAGGAAGAGCGCCGCAAGGTGAACCTGTTCCGGGTCCAGGACAACCGCCCGATTCCGTCAGCCTAG
- a CDS encoding PA14 domain-containing protein, producing MDPTPTDPDPVDPTPTDPDPVDPTPTDPDPVDPTPTDPDPVDPTPTDPDPVDPTPTDPDPVDPTPTGPDPVDPTPTDPDPVDPTPTDPDPVDPTPTGPDPVDPTPTDPDPVDPTPTDPDPVDPTPTGPDPVDPTPTDPDPVDPTPTDPDPVDPTPTDPDPVDPTPTGPDPVDPTPTDPDPVDPTPTDPDPVDPTPTGPDPVDPTPTDPDPVDPTPTGPDPVDPTPTDPDPVDPTPTDPDPVDPTPTGPDPVDPTPTDPDPSDPSVNTAPGAPALDNASVAENAAGAVIGAVSASDPEGDALSYTVDDARFEVTGGVLKLKDGISLDHEAEPSVTVTVTATDPGGLSSSGTFSLTVGDVNEAPGAPALDNASVAENAAGAVIGAVSASDPEGDALSYTVDDARFEVTGGVLKLKDGISLDHEAEPSVTVTVTATDPGGLSSSGTFSLTVTDVNEAPGAPALDNASVAENAAGAVIGAVSASDPEGDALSYTVDDARFEVTGGVLKLKDGISLDHEAEPSVTVTVTATDPGGLSSSGTFSLTVTDVNEAPGAPALDNASVAENAAGAVIGAVSASDPEGDALSYTVDDARFEVTGGVLKLKDGISLDHEAEPSVTVTVTATDPGGLSSSGTFGLTVGDVNEAPGAPALDNASVAENAAGAVIGAVSASDPEGDALSYTVDDARFEVTGGVLKLKDGISLDHEAEPSVTVTVTATDPGGLSSSGTFSLTVTDVNEAPGAPALDNASVAENAAGAVIGAVSASDPEGDALSYTVDDARFEVTGGVLKLKDGISLDHEAEPSVTVTVTATDPGGLSSSGTFSLTVTDVNEAPGAPALDNASVAENAAGAVIGAVSASDPEGDALSYTVDDARFEVTGGVLKLKDGISLDHEAEPSVTVTVTATDPGGLSSSGTFGLTVGDVNEAPGAPALDNASVAENAAGAVIGAVSASDPEGDALSYTVDDARFEVTGGVLKLKDGISLDHEAEPSVTVTVTATDPGGLSSSGTFSLTVGDVNEAPGAPALDNASVAENAAGAVIGAVSASDPEGDALSYTVDDARFEVTGGVLKLKDGISLDHEAEPSVTVTVTATDPGGLSSSGTFSLTVTDVNEAPGAPALDNASVAENAAGAVIGAVSASDPEGDALSYTVDDARFEVTGGVLKLKDGISLDHEAEPSVTVTVTATDPGGLSSSGTFSLTVTDVNEAPGAPALDNASVAENAAGAVIGAVSASDPEGDALSYTVDDARFEVTGGVLKLKDGISLDHEAEPSVTVTVTATDPGGLSSSGTFGLTVGDVNEAPGAPALDNASVAENAAGAVIGAVSASDPEGDALSYTVDDARFEVTGGVLKLKDGISLDHEAEPSVTVTVTATDPGGLSSSGTFSLTVTDVNEAPGAPALDNASVAENAAGAVIGAVSASDPEGDALSYTVDDARFEVTGGVLKLKDGISLDHEAEPSVTVTVTATDPGGLSSSGTFSLTVGDVNEAPGAPALDNASVAENAAGAVIGAVSASDPEGDALSYTVDDARFEVTGGVLKLKDGISLDHEAEPSVTVTVTATDPGGLSSSGTFGLTVGDVNEAPGAPALDNASVAENAAGAVIGAVSASDPEGDALSYTVDDARFEVTGGVLKLKDGISLDHEAEPSVTVTVTATDPGGLSSSGTFGLTVGDVNEAPGAPALDNASVAENAAGAVIGAVSASDPEGDALSYTVDDARFEVTGGVLKLKDGISLDHEAEPSVTVTVTATDPGGLSSSGTFSLTVGDVAVPPAAVTVSTSFHVEQIAVADGVLGILGVDFGSDPLGDFYTETIDFPSTPFSFFDVASTDVFATRVTGRIQVDDPGNYEFRLTSGDTVVMWIDGDPVVINAVEGLATVQIGACNMGAGEHEIVIHHLDLNGDAEMTLEWRGPGETDFSLVTPSPAGTIEDDDDAGFIVDIDTGTSALLAVKLTDVPDNWVISSDGNAGIPAGGELDVTGWDLSQLTIAPASGDLGPATINVETTLQAPDGEVETSSSSFDVNVVPENGIVLDLDLGLGGLPLPLGLGVQLAAQPVFPGEVPAEPAVDEPLEMAAQPLAAQLDPGGVQVLF from the coding sequence GTGGACCCGACACCTACGGACCCGGACCCGGTGGATCCGACACCTACGGACCCGGACCCTGTGGACCCGACGCCTACGGACCCGGATCCAGTGGACCCGACGCCTACGGACCCGGACCCGGTGGACCCGACACCTACGGACCCGGACCCGGTGGACCCGACACCTACGGATCCGGACCCGGTGGACCCGACACCTACGGGCCCGGACCCGGTGGACCCGACGCCTACGGACCCGGACCCGGTGGACCCGACGCCTACCGACCCGGACCCGGTGGATCCGACGCCTACGGGCCCGGACCCGGTGGACCCGACGCCTACGGATCCGGACCCGGTGGACCCGACGCCTACCGACCCGGACCCGGTGGACCCGACGCCTACGGGCCCGGACCCGGTGGACCCGACGCCTACGGACCCGGACCCGGTGGACCCGACGCCTACGGACCCGGACCCTGTGGACCCGACGCCTACCGACCCGGACCCGGTGGATCCGACGCCTACGGGCCCGGACCCGGTGGACCCGACGCCTACGGACCCGGACCCGGTGGACCCGACGCCTACCGACCCGGACCCGGTGGACCCGACGCCTACGGGCCCGGACCCGGTGGACCCGACGCCTACGGACCCGGACCCGGTGGACCCGACGCCTACGGGCCCGGACCCGGTGGACCCGACGCCTACGGACCCGGACCCGGTGGACCCGACGCCTACCGACCCGGACCCGGTGGACCCGACGCCTACGGGCCCGGACCCGGTGGATCCGACACCTACGGACCCGGATCCCAGCGATCCTTCGGTCAACACGGCCCCTGGCGCGCCAGCGCTGGACAATGCATCGGTTGCGGAAAACGCGGCGGGGGCGGTGATCGGCGCGGTCTCGGCCAGCGATCCGGAGGGCGATGCGCTGAGCTATACGGTGGATGACGCGCGGTTTGAGGTCACGGGCGGGGTGCTGAAGCTGAAAGACGGCATCAGCCTGGACCATGAGGCAGAGCCTTCGGTCACGGTCACCGTCACGGCCACCGATCCCGGCGGGCTGAGCAGCAGCGGGACCTTCAGCCTGACGGTCGGGGATGTGAACGAGGCCCCTGGCGCGCCTGCGCTGGACAATGCATCGGTTGCGGAAAACGCGGCGGGGGCGGTGATCGGCGCGGTCTCGGCCAGCGATCCGGAGGGCGATGCGCTGAGCTATACGGTGGATGACGCGCGGTTTGAGGTCACGGGCGGGGTGCTGAAGCTGAAAGACGGCATCAGCCTGGACCATGAGGCAGAGCCTTCGGTCACGGTCACCGTCACGGCCACCGATCCCGGCGGGCTGAGCAGCAGCGGGACCTTCAGCCTGACGGTCACAGATGTGAACGAGGCCCCTGGCGCGCCTGCGCTGGACAATGCATCGGTTGCGGAAAACGCGGCGGGGGCGGTGATCGGCGCGGTCTCGGCCAGCGATCCGGAGGGAGATGCGCTGAGCTATACGGTGGATGACGCGCGGTTTGAGGTCACGGGCGGGGTGCTGAAGCTGAAAGACGGCATCAGCCTGGACCATGAGGCAGAGCCTTCGGTCACGGTCACCGTCACGGCCACCGATCCCGGCGGGCTGAGCAGCAGCGGGACCTTCAGCCTGACGGTCACAGATGTGAACGAGGCCCCGGGCGCGCCTGCGCTGGACAATGCATCGGTTGCGGAAAACGCGGCGGGGGCGGTGATCGGCGCGGTCTCGGCCAGCGATCCGGAGGGCGATGCGCTGAGCTATACGGTGGATGACGCGCGGTTTGAGGTCACGGGCGGGGTGCTGAAGCTGAAAGACGGCATCAGCCTGGACCATGAGGCGGAGCCTTCGGTCACGGTGACAGTCACGGCGACCGATCCCGGCGGGCTGAGCAGCAGCGGGACCTTCGGCCTGACGGTCGGGGATGTGAACGAGGCCCCTGGCGCGCCAGCGCTGGACAATGCATCGGTTGCGGAAAACGCGGCGGGGGCGGTGATCGGCGCGGTCTCGGCCAGCGATCCGGAGGGCGATGCGCTGAGCTATACGGTGGATGACGCGCGGTTTGAGGTCACGGGCGGGGTGCTGAAGCTGAAAGACGGCATCAGCCTGGACCATGAGGCAGAGCCTTCGGTTACGGTCACCGTCACGGCCACCGATCCCGGCGGGCTGAGCAGCAGCGGGACCTTCAGCCTGACGGTCACAGATGTGAACGAGGCCCCGGGCGCGCCAGCGCTGGACAATGCATCGGTTGCGGAAAACGCGGCGGGGGCGGTGATCGGCGCGGTCTCGGCCAGCGATCCGGAGGGCGATGCGCTGAGCTATACGGTGGATGACGCGCGGTTTGAGGTCACGGGCGGGGTGCTGAAGCTGAAAGACGGCATCAGCCTGGACCATGAGGCAGAGCCTTCGGTTACGGTCACCGTCACGGCCACCGATCCCGGCGGGCTGAGCAGCAGCGGGACCTTCAGCCTGACGGTCACAGATGTGAACGAGGCCCCGGGCGCGCCTGCGCTGGACAATGCATCGGTTGCGGAAAACGCGGCGGGGGCGGTGATCGGCGCGGTCTCGGCCAGCGATCCGGAGGGCGATGCGCTGAGCTATACGGTGGATGACGCGCGGTTTGAGGTCACGGGCGGGGTGCTGAAGCTGAAAGACGGCATCAGCCTGGACCATGAGGCGGAGCCTTCGGTCACGGTGACAGTCACGGCGACCGATCCCGGCGGGCTGAGCAGCAGCGGGACCTTCGGCCTGACGGTCGGGGATGTGAACGAGGCCCCTGGCGCGCCAGCGCTGGACAATGCATCGGTTGCGGAAAACGCGGCGGGGGCGGTGATCGGCGCGGTCTCGGCCAGCGATCCGGAGGGCGATGCGCTGAGCTATACGGTGGATGACGCGCGGTTTGAGGTCACGGGCGGGGTGCTGAAGCTGAAAGACGGCATCAGCCTGGACCATGAGGCAGAGCCTTCGGTCACGGTCACCGTCACGGCCACCGATCCCGGCGGGCTGAGCAGCAGCGGGACCTTCAGCCTGACGGTCGGGGATGTGAACGAGGCCCCTGGCGCGCCTGCGCTGGACAATGCATCGGTTGCGGAAAACGCGGCGGGGGCGGTGATCGGCGCGGTCTCGGCCAGCGATCCGGAGGGCGATGCGCTGAGCTATACGGTGGATGACGCGCGGTTTGAGGTCACGGGCGGGGTGCTGAAGCTGAAAGACGGCATCAGCCTGGACCATGAGGCAGAGCCTTCGGTCACGGTCACCGTCACGGCCACCGATCCCGGCGGGCTGAGCAGCAGCGGGACCTTCAGCCTGACGGTCACAGATGTGAACGAGGCCCCTGGCGCGCCTGCGCTGGACAATGCATCGGTTGCGGAAAACGCGGCGGGGGCGGTGATCGGCGCGGTCTCGGCCAGCGATCCGGAGGGAGATGCGCTGAGCTATACGGTGGATGACGCGCGGTTTGAGGTCACGGGCGGGGTGCTGAAGCTGAAAGACGGCATCAGCCTGGACCATGAGGCAGAGCCTTCGGTCACGGTCACCGTCACGGCCACCGATCCCGGCGGGCTGAGCAGCAGCGGGACCTTCAGCCTGACGGTCACAGATGTGAACGAGGCCCCGGGCGCGCCTGCGCTGGACAATGCATCGGTTGCGGAAAACGCGGCGGGGGCGGTGATCGGCGCGGTCTCGGCCAGCGATCCGGAGGGCGATGCGCTGAGCTATACGGTGGATGACGCGCGGTTTGAGGTCACGGGCGGGGTGCTGAAGCTGAAAGACGGCATCAGCCTGGACCATGAGGCGGAGCCTTCGGTCACGGTGACAGTCACGGCGACCGATCCCGGCGGGCTGAGCAGCAGCGGGACCTTCGGCCTGACGGTCGGGGATGTGAACGAGGCCCCTGGCGCGCCAGCGCTGGACAATGCATCGGTTGCGGAAAACGCGGCGGGGGCGGTGATCGGCGCGGTCTCGGCCAGCGATCCGGAGGGCGATGCGCTGAGCTATACGGTGGATGACGCGCGGTTTGAGGTCACGGGCGGGGTGCTGAAGCTGAAAGACGGCATCAGCCTGGACCATGAGGCAGAGCCTTCGGTTACGGTCACCGTCACGGCCACCGATCCCGGCGGGCTGAGCAGCAGCGGGACCTTCAGCCTGACGGTCACAGATGTGAACGAGGCCCCGGGCGCGCCAGCGCTGGACAATGCATCGGTTGCGGAAAACGCGGCGGGGGCGGTGATCGGCGCGGTCTCGGCCAGCGATCCGGAGGGCGATGCGCTGAGCTATACGGTGGATGACGCGCGGTTTGAGGTCACGGGCGGGGTGCTGAAGCTGAAAGACGGCATCAGCCTGGACCATGAAGCTGAGCCTTCGGTCACGGTCACCGTCACGGCCACCGATCCCGGCGGGCTGAGCAGCAGCGGGACCTTCAGCCTGACGGTCGGGGATGTGAACGAGGCCCCGGGCGCGCCTGCGCTGGACAATGCATCGGTTGCGGAAAACGCGGCGGGGGCGGTGATCGGCGCGGTCTCGGCCAGCGATCCGGAGGGCGATGCGCTGAGCTATACGGTGGATGACGCGCGGTTTGAGGTCACGGGCGGGGTGCTGAAGCTGAAAGACGGCATCAGCCTGGACCATGAGGCGGAGCCTTCGGTCACGGTGACAGTCACGGCGACCGATCCCGGCGGGCTGAGCAGCAGCGGGACCTTCGGCCTGACGGTCGGGGATGTGAACGAGGCCCCTGGCGCGCCAGCGCTGGACAATGCATCGGTTGCGGAAAACGCGGCGGGGGCGGTGATCGGCGCGGTCTCGGCCAGCGATCCGGAGGGCGATGCGCTGAGCTATACGGTGGATGACGCGCGGTTTGAGGTCACGGGCGGGGTGCTGAAGCTGAAAGACGGCATCAGCCTGGACCATGAGGCAGAGCCTTCGGTCACGGTGACCGTCACGGCCACCGATCCCGGCGGGCTGAGCAGCAGCGGGACCTTCGGCCTGACGGTCGGGGATGTGAACGAGGCCCCTGGCGCGCCAGCGCTGGACAATGCATCGGTTGCGGAAAACGCGGCGGGGGCGGTGATCGGCGCGGTCTCGGCCAGCGATCCGGAGGGCGATGCGCTGAGCTATACGGTGGATGACGCGCGGTTTGAGGTCACGGGCGGGGTGCTGAAGCTGAAAGACGGCATCAGCCTGGACCATGAGGCAGAGCCTTCGGTCACGGTGACCGTCACGGCCACCGATCCCGGCGGGCTGAGCAGCAGCGGGACCTTCAGCCTGACGGTCGGGGATGTTGCTGTCCCGCCGGCTGCTGTGACAGTGAGCACCAGTTTCCATGTGGAACAGATCGCAGTTGCGGATGGGGTTCTAGGTATTCTGGGTGTCGATTTTGGCAGTGATCCGCTGGGAGATTTCTATACAGAGACCATTGATTTCCCGAGCACCCCGTTTTCGTTTTTTGATGTAGCATCAACCGATGTGTTTGCGACCCGGGTCACCGGACGTATCCAAGTTGATGATCCGGGCAACTATGAGTTTCGGCTGACCAGCGGTGATACCGTTGTCATGTGGATCGATGGGGATCCTGTGGTTATCAATGCGGTTGAGGGACTTGCAACTGTGCAGATCGGAGCCTGCAACATGGGCGCAGGTGAGCATGAAATCGTCATTCATCACCTCGACCTGAATGGCGACGCAGAGATGACTCTGGAGTGGCGCGGGCCTGGAGAGACAGATTTCAGCCTGGTGACGCCCAGCCCGGCCGGTACCATCGAAGATGATGATGATGCGGGGTTCATCGTGGACATCGACACCGGAACGTCCGCATTGCTTGCGGTCAAATTGACCGATGTTCCGGACAATTGGGTGATCAGTTCGGATGGGAATGCGGGCATCCCTGCCGGAGGGGAGCTGGATGTCACGGGCTGGGATTTGTCCCAATTGACAATTGCGCCGGCATCCGGGGACTTGGGGCCCGCTACGATCAATGTCGAAACTACGCTGCAAGCACCGGATGGAGAGGTCGAGACGTCGTCCAGCAGTTTTGATGTAAATGTGGTTCCCGAAAATGGGATCGTGCTGGATCTTGATCTGGGATTAGGGGGACTTCCTTTGCCATTGGGGCTGGGTGTCCAACTGGCAGCCCAACCGGTTTTCCCCGGAGAGGTTCCTGCTGAACCCGCAGTGGACGAGCCCTTGGAAATGGCCGCTCAGCCGCTTGCGGCACAACTGGATCCAGGTGGTGTGCAGGTGTTGTTCTGA
- a CDS encoding NAD(P)-binding domain-containing protein, whose amino-acid sequence MTKKRIAIIGAGPSGLAQLRAFQSAANKGEEIPEIVCFEKQDNWGGLWNYTWRTGLDDNGEPVHCSMYRYLWSNGPKEGLEFADYSFEEHFGKQIASYPPRAVLFDYIKGRVEKADVRKWIRFNSPIRWVEYNEDAGNFTVTVHDHAKDSTYKEDFDHVICASGHFSTPNVPFYPGFDTFNGRVLHAHDFRDAREFKGKDILILGASYSAEDIGSQCWKYGAKSITTSYRSAPMGFKWPDNWDEVPALESVDGNTATFADGTQKEVDAIILCTGYKHFFSFLPDDLRLKTANRLASADLYKGVVFAHNPKMFYLGMQDQWFTFNMFDAQAWWVRDAIMGKIEVPADKATLLADVKEREAREEASDDVKYAIKYQGDYVLELIEETDYPTFDVGGACQAFYEWKGHKAEDIMAFRNNSYKSVITGTMAPVHHTPWKDALDDSLEAYLQN is encoded by the coding sequence ATGACAAAGAAACGTATCGCCATCATCGGCGCCGGCCCCTCCGGCCTGGCCCAGCTGCGCGCATTCCAGTCCGCCGCCAACAAGGGCGAAGAAATCCCTGAGATCGTCTGCTTTGAAAAGCAGGACAACTGGGGCGGACTGTGGAACTACACCTGGCGCACCGGCCTGGATGATAACGGCGAACCGGTGCATTGCTCGATGTACCGCTACCTGTGGTCCAACGGGCCAAAGGAAGGCCTGGAATTTGCCGACTATTCCTTTGAGGAGCATTTCGGCAAACAAATCGCATCCTACCCGCCGCGCGCCGTGCTGTTCGACTACATCAAAGGCCGGGTGGAAAAAGCAGACGTGCGCAAGTGGATCCGCTTCAACTCGCCGATCCGCTGGGTCGAATATAATGAGGACGCGGGCAATTTCACCGTCACCGTGCACGACCACGCCAAGGACAGCACTTACAAGGAAGACTTCGATCACGTTATCTGCGCCTCAGGCCATTTTTCGACCCCGAACGTGCCGTTCTATCCGGGTTTTGACACCTTCAACGGCCGCGTGCTGCACGCCCATGACTTCCGCGATGCGCGGGAATTCAAGGGCAAGGACATCCTGATCCTCGGCGCCTCTTACTCGGCCGAAGACATCGGCTCGCAGTGCTGGAAATACGGCGCCAAGTCGATCACAACCTCCTACCGCTCTGCGCCGATGGGCTTCAAATGGCCGGACAACTGGGACGAGGTTCCGGCGCTGGAGTCGGTCGACGGCAACACCGCAACCTTCGCGGACGGCACCCAAAAGGAAGTTGACGCGATCATCCTTTGCACCGGCTACAAGCATTTCTTCAGCTTCCTGCCGGACGATTTGCGCTTGAAAACCGCCAACCGCCTTGCCTCGGCTGACCTCTATAAGGGTGTGGTTTTTGCCCATAACCCCAAGATGTTCTATCTGGGCATGCAGGATCAGTGGTTCACTTTCAACATGTTCGACGCCCAGGCCTGGTGGGTCCGCGATGCGATCATGGGCAAGATCGAAGTCCCCGCGGACAAGGCAACCCTGCTGGCCGACGTGAAGGAGCGTGAAGCGCGCGAAGAGGCCTCGGATGACGTTAAATACGCGATCAAATACCAGGGCGACTACGTGCTGGAACTGATCGAAGAAACCGACTACCCGACCTTCGACGTGGGCGGCGCATGCCAGGCGTTCTATGAATGGAAGGGCCACAAGGCCGAAGACATCATGGCCTTCCGCAATAATTCCTACAAATCGGTCATCACCGGCACCATGGCGCCTGTCCACCACACCCCGTGGAAGGACGCCCTGGACGACTCGCTGGAGGCCTACCTGCAGAACTAG